The DNA region AACTCCCTTAGATAAGGGGCAGACTGGCTCATTGATTGAAGATTTACAAGTTTATCGTATACACTCTCGGGATCAGGTATGCCGTAGAGAATGAAGAAACTTCTACTTCTAGGCATCTCAACTGTTTTAGTAGTTGCTACACCGCCTACTATTCCCTTAGCAGCAACACCTCCACCTACCGTGACGGCGTCATTACCTGTACCTATTCCCGAAGCTGTTATAGGGTATATATGTCCAAAACCGAAGATCCTTCCCATTAAAGGTTTCTCTACTATAAACTCTTGAACTCTCTCATAAACGAGGTCTCTCCTCCGTTTCTTATAAAAGATATTGTACTCTATGATAACGCGCCTGTCAGTTATTGTATAGTGATGAGCTCTTCTATGGAGTTCCATGCCGATTATTCCAAGCAGTCCCAAACCGATGCCTGTTAGATATGAGTAGCTCCAGTTACCATAACCCAGTTCTGATAGAACAGGACCTACAATAACTATGGCTATTCCTAGTAAGAAGTTCCCTATAGAAACATTGTGGTATGCTCTTACGAGGTAAGGGACAATTACTAGCACCGACCAAGAGGCGAATGCTATGTTTCCACATGACACGGGTATCCTATTGCATAAGGGAGTATAAACACCTGGCTTTACATACGTCACTAGAGAGACTAGGAATAGATATGCCCATAGCGTGTAAGAACCCATGAAGCTAGCAGGGTGAGGTCTAGTTTCAATTATTTTGGTTTCCTTGTTCAGCAACTATTACACCCTTTGATATGAAAGTATGGTATGTAAGGGCTTTATAAAGAAGCTAGATGCAAAATGCGGGAACGGTGCATCAGAGAGTGGTCGAAGCTGACTACATGGTTGTTGGGGCCGGACCGGCTGGAATCTCTGCTGGGCTAAAACTTACTATGGAAGGATTTAGTGTCAAAATTTATGAAGCAGCACCCAAGCTCGCGATGAAACCTTGCGGCTGGGGTATTCCTCTCCCTCAGACCCTTCCTTTTCGAATTCCAGAAGAGTCCATTAAGAAGCATATCGATGGAGCAACTTTATTCATCGACAGAGAACATGCGCTTGACTATACTGGGAATGATTTAGGTGTAATTGTCGATAAACCCTTGATGTTAGAGATACTTGCCAATCAATACGGTGTCGATATACTATACAAGGCCCCAGTAAATCCTCGTAGAATAAAGTCTGAAACCGATGTTAGAAGGCTAATAATAGCCGGGGGGTTCCCTTGGTATATGGGGGAAACCATTAATGCTGTTCAATTTCACTTAAAAACCGCTTATTCTTGGGGAGAGATGTTTGAATTCTATTTTGACTCTGAAATTATAGGCTATTACTGGATTTTCCCCATGGAAAAACACCTTGTTAAGATAGGTGTAGGTGGGTTCAAGGATATGGTTGCAATGAAAAACCTACTTGAAAGGTTTGTTATGAGGGATGAAAGGCTCAGGGGGTCACAGCAAGTATCAAAACTAGAGGGTGCAAGACTAGCAGTTGGAGGAATACATTTACATGAATCATACCCCTTGATAATAGGTGAGGCTTCTGGGGCAGTTTATCCGTTAACAGGGGAAGGTATAAGGCCTTCTATAATAATGGGTTACGCTGTTGCCGAAGCTTTAGCCGAAGGCAAGAATCCGTTCAAAGCAGTTCGACAGACAAATGTATACTGGAAAGTGAGTTTACAGAGACGAATACTAGAAAAAGTTAAGCAGTTAACATCCAAGTCACGAGCTGATTTTCTGAAGAACTTGAATCCTGAGGTACTCATAAGAGTAGGACTAGGGGATTTCACTAAAACATCACTTCTCAAATTGATTATCAAAAGTCCCAAATGTCTTGCTAGTATTTTAAGAAAATTCATTTGAACAATTTATTATAATACAATAGATTCCCTAACATTGTAAATCAGGCGATGAATTATACGCCATCAACCGAAACCCCGTAATATGTAGGGGTTAGTGAGGTGGCCTGTCCCCTCGAGCCCTGTTTAAACAAGTTAAACAGGAGTTTCTTCCACTTTTAGGATTCTATTAACGTAAAGGGCTAAAGCGAATAAAAGATCGCTAAGTCTATTAATCGCCTTCAAGGCTAGTTTCGGGTATAACCCCTCGTTTACGAGTTGCACTAATCTCCTCTCTGCCCTTCGGGTAACCGTCCTGGCCACATGGAGTTGAGAAGCGGCTTTGTGTCCGCCTGGCAAAATAAAGCTTTTCAAAGGAGCTTCCCCATAATATTTATCGATCAACTTCTCCATCCAGAGAATGTCATTCTCTGACAGGCTTGTAGGCCTAGAGGGGAGAAACCCTATCTTAAACATTAATCGTTGGACTTCTACCAGTATCCTGTGGATATCGCTAAGCTCCGGCATACTAGGTAATAAGCTTCTTGCTAAGCCAATATGGCTATTAGCCTCGTCCAGTGTACCTAAGAACTCCATTAAAGGATGATCTTTTGGAATCCTCTTATTCAGGAAATAGCAAAAAGTCGTCCCCTCATCGCCTGTTCTCGTATAAAGTCTACCTGTCATTGCTCTTCCCCTCTTGCAGCAAGTTTCAGCCTATCAATTACCATTTCTTTGTCTAGAACTGACAATAGTGGAGCTGCTCTAGGCCCTTGAGGTTTACCAAGAATTGCTAAGTAAAAGTCTTTGTAGAATTCCCGCCTTACATTGGAACTCATCTCCCCTCCCACTTCTATCATTGCCTCCTTTATCGCCCCCTCATCCCAAGACTCGAGCCGGGCTAGCTTCTCTGCTAGAACTCTTAATTCACTTCTATGTTTAACCTCCTTATATACCTCCATGGGAGGCTCCCTTGGTACCTTAAACTTCAATGATTCAGGTGCATATGTATCGACCCAATTTAATGCCTTAACTACTAAACCTGCAAGCCAAGCTTTACTATAATCTCCTAACTCGGAAACATGGCTGGTTCTCTTTAATCTTAACAGGGCATGCTCGAATATGTTATCTCTGGGAAGGTTTTGAACCAATAACGCGACATGTAAATATGGAATTTGGATGGGCATCTTCTCTGGTGGCCTATCAGGATGGGATAACTCGTATGATCTGGCTAGAACTCCATCCCCGCCTTCATTGCCTGTAGATTCTAGTCCAAAGTAAACACGCTCTGCCCTATAATAGTCATTGTAATACCTAGGTATTTCTTGTAAGTCAATAACAACCCTCCTCTTCGGATTAGTCGACACGTAGATGAATCTAAGTATTTGTGGGTGTGCTATATCAAGCCATTCCTTAGGGGTTATGCCAACGAATCCGCTGCTAGTCATGTCTGCTTCCTTGCCTCCTATTCTAAGCGACACCCATTCATACCATTCTCCTTCTGGAGGATTGAATTTGTAGACTATTGCGGCGAGCTCCTTACAGGAATCCCTACTACCACCCGGAGTAGCATGGTCCTTTCCGTACGGTTCAAAGTCTACCTCTAGAACCTTCCAAACGCCAGTCCATTCTATTCTCCAGTTGAGTTTACCTTCCTCCAATCTAGCCTTTCCTCTATGGTTGCATGCCCTGCAGTAGTACTCAATTAATCCTCTAATTTCATCGTATGCAACTGCTACCGTTCTATCTATTCTACCACAGTTACTACATATTGGTTCGAACGGTATCCAACCTTCAGGATATTTGTTGCGGCCTCTGTACCTGTTGATAATCTTTCTAACCTGCTCTCTTTTCTGAAGAGTCTCTAAGACGAATTCCTTCATCTTACCGTTGTAGAGTTCTGTAGTTGTTACTACCTCTACTTTCCCGTCAGTAAACTCTTTTATGTATGGGCCAAAGTCGCTCCAGTAATGTTCCACCCAATTGTTATGACAGCCCCTTGGATCAGGAACCTTTATAAGCGGCCATCCCTTGTATCTTCTCGCTTCTTGAGGGTTATCAAATGCCTCTAATTGCGGTTTCTTACC from Candidatus Tiamatella incendiivivens includes:
- a CDS encoding PH domain-containing protein, which produces MLNKETKIIETRPHPASFMGSYTLWAYLFLVSLVTYVKPGVYTPLCNRIPVSCGNIAFASWSVLVIVPYLVRAYHNVSIGNFLLGIAIVIVGPVLSELGYGNWSYSYLTGIGLGLLGIIGMELHRRAHHYTITDRRVIIEYNIFYKKRRRDLVYERVQEFIVEKPLMGRIFGFGHIYPITASGIGTGNDAVTVGGGVAAKGIVGGVATTKTVEMPRSRSFFILYGIPDPESVYDKLVNLQSMSQSAPYLRELVSDMKKLVEDKGDKRK
- a CDS encoding cob(I)yrinic acid a,c-diamide adenosyltransferase, with the protein product MTGRLYTRTGDEGTTFCYFLNKRIPKDHPLMEFLGTLDEANSHIGLARSLLPSMPELSDIHRILVEVQRLMFKIGFLPSRPTSLSENDILWMEKLIDKYYGEAPLKSFILPGGHKAASQLHVARTVTRRAERRLVQLVNEGLYPKLALKAINRLSDLLFALALYVNRILKVEETPV
- a CDS encoding NAD(P)/FAD-dependent oxidoreductase; amino-acid sequence: MVEADYMVVGAGPAGISAGLKLTMEGFSVKIYEAAPKLAMKPCGWGIPLPQTLPFRIPEESIKKHIDGATLFIDREHALDYTGNDLGVIVDKPLMLEILANQYGVDILYKAPVNPRRIKSETDVRRLIIAGGFPWYMGETINAVQFHLKTAYSWGEMFEFYFDSEIIGYYWIFPMEKHLVKIGVGGFKDMVAMKNLLERFVMRDERLRGSQQVSKLEGARLAVGGIHLHESYPLIIGEASGAVYPLTGEGIRPSIIMGYAVAEALAEGKNPFKAVRQTNVYWKVSLQRRILEKVKQLTSKSRADFLKNLNPEVLIRVGLGDFTKTSLLKLIIKSPKCLASILRKFI
- the lysS gene encoding lysine--tRNA ligase encodes the protein MMTSKHWVDILAEELAGKLAERKKEVYIFNGGLSVSGVQHIGRLRGEIILPEVLRRTLESKGFKVKQLLTLYTQDAWKGKKPQLEAFDNPQEARRYKGWPLIKVPDPRGCHNNWVEHYWSDFGPYIKEFTDGKVEVVTTTELYNGKMKEFVLETLQKREQVRKIINRYRGRNKYPEGWIPFEPICSNCGRIDRTVAVAYDEIRGLIEYYCRACNHRGKARLEEGKLNWRIEWTGVWKVLEVDFEPYGKDHATPGGSRDSCKELAAIVYKFNPPEGEWYEWVSLRIGGKEADMTSSGFVGITPKEWLDIAHPQILRFIYVSTNPKRRVVIDLQEIPRYYNDYYRAERVYFGLESTGNEGGDGVLARSYELSHPDRPPEKMPIQIPYLHVALLVQNLPRDNIFEHALLRLKRTSHVSELGDYSKAWLAGLVVKALNWVDTYAPESLKFKVPREPPMEVYKEVKHRSELRVLAEKLARLESWDEGAIKEAMIEVGGEMSSNVRREFYKDFYLAILGKPQGPRAAPLLSVLDKEMVIDRLKLAARGEEQ